A window of the Gemmatimonadota bacterium genome harbors these coding sequences:
- a CDS encoding OmpW family outer membrane protein produces the protein MVRNLVGALALAVMIGIGTQPVAAQGFAVGYTDIGPTIGIGGIGDASLAFGGRFEWAWTDLPELGNGVLGIQAGLEYYSWDDNFPLGDASVSYIPVGVTANYHFNLDNDQIDPFLGLGLGYAIINCDNEGFAYDCSDSELYFIGRAGLRYFVNDSWAIYGDIGEGAATLNVGAMYRLRG, from the coding sequence ATGGTTCGGAACTTGGTCGGTGCGCTGGCACTCGCAGTCATGATCGGGATAGGGACTCAACCAGTCGCGGCGCAGGGCTTTGCAGTTGGGTACACGGACATCGGGCCCACCATTGGCATCGGCGGGATCGGCGACGCTTCCCTCGCCTTCGGCGGCCGGTTCGAGTGGGCGTGGACGGATCTTCCCGAGCTTGGGAATGGCGTTTTGGGAATTCAGGCCGGCCTCGAGTACTACTCGTGGGATGACAACTTCCCACTCGGGGACGCGAGCGTTTCGTACATCCCGGTCGGGGTCACCGCGAACTATCATTTCAATCTCGACAACGATCAGATCGACCCCTTCCTCGGTCTCGGTCTCGGCTATGCCATCATCAACTGCGACAATGAGGGATTCGCTTACGACTGCTCCGACAGTGAGCTCTACTTCATCGGCCGCGCCGGGCTTCGTTACTTCGTCAACGACAGCTGGGCGATCTACGGCGACATTGGTGAGGGTGCCGCGACGCTCAACGTCGGAGCCATGTATCGCCTGAGGGGCTGA